The nucleotide sequence ATTCGCCCGTCGGGAATTGTAATGATGAGTCTCTAAGCCGCAGTGGATATCGTCCCTGCTGTGATAGACACAGGGTAGCATTGCCATGTCCCATCCCAATCGTTTTTATGTAGCTTTTGATGATGATCCTGAAGAGCGGATAATCCTTCCCCGTGAAGAAGCCCATCATGCGCTGCGTGTAGCCCGACTTCAAGCCGGTGAAATAATTTCCTTGTTCAATGGGCGTGGTCATGTTTTATCGGGTCCTTTGGGTGTTTCGGGCCGTCACGAAGTTTTGATGGACATCGAAGAGCGAGACTTGGTTCCGCCGCCGCCCATCACTCTAACCGTCGCACAAGCAGGACTACAGCAAGATAAAGCCCTTATGGAAGTTCTACGCCGGGCTGTGGAAATGGGTGTATCCCGCCTATATTTTTGGCAGGCAGATCATGGACAAAAACCACTCAGCCTACAAGAACGTTGGTTCAAAAGTGCTGTGGAGGCGTGCAAACAATG is from Candidatus Hydrogenedentota bacterium and encodes:
- a CDS encoding 16S rRNA (uracil(1498)-N(3))-methyltransferase, translated to MSHPNRFYVAFDDDPEERIILPREEAHHALRVARLQAGEIISLFNGRGHVLSGPLGVSGRHEVLMDIEERDLVPPPPITLTVAQAGLQQDKALMEVLRRAVEMGVSRLYFWQADHGQKPLSLQERWFKSAVEACKQCGRFYVPEIKIFPSLEALLTAVDGPGLIGLPDADQHLPLSLELTDTLTLLIGPEGDFSSREKELAQAAGMTPVSLGPYIYRSETASQFLMTRVVDRLGWLGPPLTLRRPAAEAESSE